In the genome of Rhodoferax fermentans, one region contains:
- a CDS encoding PhaM family polyhydroxyalkanoate granule multifunctional regulatory protein: MSDTSSTGFGQFVPGFDFLQNLAKSTSQAIPQMPNMANWIAPTLSVEELDKRISELKAVHFWLDQNSKALAATVQALEVQKMTLATLKGMNFNMTDVANAFKLKAADTVASGLQKVSDTAAATVQTVSDVAGKTEDMARKVGDVAKPAAAAAVAGLVDPLQLWNSLTHQFQAIAASAMAEVGKASAKDVGKKLVKGAAKGVAKQVSKASVVSPPAKKAVAKRVAAKAPAKVAAKKTAEASARGVRRR; the protein is encoded by the coding sequence ATGAGCGACACATCCAGCACCGGATTTGGCCAGTTTGTTCCGGGCTTTGACTTTTTGCAAAACTTGGCCAAAAGCACCTCGCAGGCCATTCCGCAGATGCCCAACATGGCCAACTGGATTGCGCCCACCCTCAGTGTGGAAGAGCTCGACAAACGCATCTCCGAACTCAAGGCGGTGCACTTCTGGCTGGACCAGAACTCCAAGGCTCTGGCCGCCACCGTGCAGGCGCTGGAGGTGCAAAAAATGACCCTTGCCACCTTGAAGGGCATGAATTTCAACATGACCGATGTGGCCAACGCTTTCAAGCTCAAGGCCGCCGATACCGTGGCCTCGGGCCTGCAGAAAGTCAGCGACACCGCTGCCGCGACCGTGCAAACCGTGAGTGATGTGGCGGGCAAAACCGAGGACATGGCCAGAAAGGTGGGCGACGTCGCGAAACCCGCTGCGGCCGCTGCGGTGGCTGGCTTGGTCGATCCGCTGCAGTTGTGGAATTCACTGACCCACCAGTTCCAGGCGATTGCCGCCAGCGCCATGGCCGAGGTCGGCAAAGCCAGCGCCAAGGACGTTGGCAAGAAGCTGGTCAAGGGTGCCGCCAAGGGGGTGGCAAAACAGGTCAGCAAAGCGTCGGTGGTGAGTCCACCCGCCAAAAAGGCAGTAGCCAAACGGGTTGCTGCCAAGGCCCCAGCCAAAGTCGCCGCCAAGAAAACCGCTGAGGCCAGCGCCCGTGGTGTGCGCAGACGGTGA